One Aegilops tauschii subsp. strangulata cultivar AL8/78 chromosome 7, Aet v6.0, whole genome shotgun sequence genomic window carries:
- the LOC109776533 gene encoding F-box protein At2g26160-like — protein MAKEQRQPAWPDLPEDLLLLVLRRLASFVDRVRAGAVCRPWRSAASQLPPTRLPWVVFGDGTLFDLANDSTPHPHYRLRLPDDCWRYTAGENMLFLVHQRDGSCSIMNSLSGATTHLPELADLLRNYNIPHRKRNELRRIPHSQDQNEPMKAIAKVVVSSASASDDPIVAVLLEHDIIVSTCRPAGEGNACLLAMLRNDDVIDIVLFQGKIYALSMGHVLEALELNNGHQGYELKYSTELIKHPWQQHHQDYQDVILDPLVEMYLVESGGKLLMVKRWVRRPFTPCTPDGRRTFRLEVWEADLSQRRWNKLDASLQGQALFVSRPCSKSLPAGHGVREDCIYFLNRLHEWKQLEVPLGDSGVYSIRDKAFTPLLRDWTLSLPWKSGRFPSWFFPVQV, from the coding sequence ATGGCGAAAGAGCAGCGCCAGCCGGCATGGCCGGACCTGCCGGAGGATCTCCTGCTCCTGGTCCTCCGCCGCCTGGCGTCCTTCGTAGATCGCGTCCGAGCAGGCGCAGTCTGCAGGCCGTGGCGCTCCGCCGCCAGCCAGCTCCCACCGACGCGGCTCCCCTGGGTTGTGTTCGGCGACGGCACCCTCTTCGACCTGGCCAACGACAGCACGCCGCACCCGCACTACCGCCTGCGTCTCCCCGATGACTGCTGGCGCTACACCGCCGGCGAGAACATGCTGTTTCTCGTGCACCAGCGCGATGGCAGCTGCTCCATCATGAACTCTCTCTCCGGTGCCACTACCCATCTTCCCGAGCTAGCTGATCTCTTGCGGAATTACAACATCCCGCACCGAAAGCGAAACGAGCTCCGGCGCATCCCCCACTCCCAGGACCAAAACGAGCCAATGAAAGCCATAGCAAAGGTGGTGGtgtcctcggcctcggcgtcGGACGACCCCATCGTCGCCGTCCTGCTCGAACACGATATCATCGTTTCTACTTGCCGACCGGCCGGCGAGGGCAACGCGTGCCTCCTGGCGATGCTGAGGAACGACGACGTCATCGACATTGTCCTGTTCCAAGGGAAAATCTACGCCCTCTCCATGGGCCATGTCCTCGAGGCCCTCGAGCTCAACAATGGACACCAAGGCTACGAGCTCAAGTACAGTACCGAATTGATAAAGCACCCATGGCAACAACACCACCAAGATTACCAAGACGTTATCCTTGATCCCTTGGTCGAGATGTATCTGGTCGAGTCTGGTGGCAAGCTGCTGATGGTGAAGCGATGGGTCCGCCGCCCATTTACGCCCTGCACCCCGGATGGTAGAAGAACTTTCCGGTTGGAGGTGTGGGAGGCAGACCTGAGCCAACGCCGGTGGAACAAGTTGGACGCCAGCCTACAAGGCCAGGCGCTCTTTGTTAGCAGGCCGTGCTCCAAGTCTTTGCCAGCTGGTCATGGAGTTCGAGAAGACTGTATCTACTTTCTGAACAGACTCCACGAGTGGAAGCAGCTGGAGGTACCTCTCGGCGACTCTGGCGTATACAGCATTAGAGACAAGGCGTTCACCCCGTTGCTGCGTGACTGGACGCTATCGCTACCGTGGAAGAGCGGGCGGTTTCCATCATGGTTTTTTCCTGTCCAAGTTTAA